ATGATTTCTAGGATCTAATTCTTCGGTCTACCGATCCACGTACATAAATAATCCCGATGCACCAGATGAACTTTCTCCATTTGAGGGTTATAAGGAAAAGGTACGTTAATTGGGTTATCTTTAGGGCAGAACGGATCTCTAGAAAAGAGACTTCGTTCACCGTTATTATGGAGATTATACAAATAGGCACGTGAAGCACAACCTCCTCCACACAAATTAACAATTTCACACTCTTCGCATCCTAAAATAGCTTCAGGATGGGCATTTCGTCTGCGGAAAGTTTGGAATTGGGGAGATTTAATCAGGTCCAGCAGATCATCCTCAAGCAAATTTCCAACCTTATAATCATGTAAATAGACGCAAGGAGAAATCGGAATCTTTCCATCAGGTGTAATAGAATGAATGCGAAAAGACTTTCTTCCGCAAGGGCATCGTTTGGAATCCTGGTATTGTGTTACTGCAGAAAGTGTAGGCTCCGTCAAATCTAATTGGTCGCATAACTCCATCAATAAAGAAAATCCCTCATAATATTGTTCAGCATTTAAGGCTGTTTTCATATGTTCCGCTTCCACAGGTTTGATCGGATTAATGCGGACGTTGGATCCGTAATATCGCGCTAACTTTACAAGTTCGCGTATTCGATCTTCCGTAAAATTCCAATTCATCGCACACATGACTATTGTAAAATCTTTCTGGTGTTTCTTGCATATTTCCAACGCTTCGATAGCCATAGGGAATATTTTTCCCCCACGGTTATCATTATGTTCACTCTCATATGGTGAATCTAGGCTAATATCAACATCATTTAACATGTGGAACTCTTCAGGATAATACTTCTCCAGATAAGTGGCACTAATGCCAGAAGTGGTCAGCCCCACATCCACACCACGGTTAACCAAGGAACTTACAATATAAGGGAGAAGCGTGTTCTTTGGGTTGGGGCCATTGGTGAACAGCGGTTCATTACCGCCCAAATTTACCGTTTTTGCCCCTAAAAGTGCAATCTGATTGGTAACCCGGTCAATCGTTGCAAGATCGAGATCCTTCCCTTTTTTTCGGGCAGACATCGAATAGCAGTGGCGACAGCGATAAGGGCAATCGTTGCCTAGCGTCCAACCAATATTCTGAATATCGATTTCACACTCGGTCAAGTATTCTTTTTCGGCGGGGCCTACATCTCGTGTATAATGTTCCATTGAATCATATACCATCTGTGCCATAAATAAGCTCTCCCTTCAATCTACGCTTTTTTTATTTTTCAAACATTGGAGATTCACTATATTGCCCTTCATATATCAACTTTACGATATCCTGAATCTGCGGCTCCTGTATTGTCAAATCACGAATTTCATAGTTCTTCATAAATTCAGCTATAATCTGTGCTGGGCTAACCAGCTCTTTATCAAAAGATAGCGTAACGGTCAATCCTTCTTCTTGCTCCAGTGTTACACCATTCATTTCTATGCCCTTAAAACTCTCACTTAGTTCCATGACTAAAATTCTTCGTTTTCCGAAATGAGTTTTCATTTCCTGGACATTTCCGTCATAAATTTTTTTTCCTTTATCAATGACAATCGTCCGTTTACATAATCTTTCGATATCTCCCATATCATGTGTAGTTAATATTACGGTTACGCCTCTCTCTTCATTAATCGTCTTAATGAAATGACGGATTTTTTCCTTCACGACAATATCAAGTCCAATGGTCGGTTCGTCCAGAAATAGGA
The window above is part of the Paenibacillus lutimineralis genome. Proteins encoded here:
- a CDS encoding radical SAM/SPASM domain-containing protein; translation: MAQMVYDSMEHYTRDVGPAEKEYLTECEIDIQNIGWTLGNDCPYRCRHCYSMSARKKGKDLDLATIDRVTNQIALLGAKTVNLGGNEPLFTNGPNPKNTLLPYIVSSLVNRGVDVGLTTSGISATYLEKYYPEEFHMLNDVDISLDSPYESEHNDNRGGKIFPMAIEALEICKKHQKDFTIVMCAMNWNFTEDRIRELVKLARYYGSNVRINPIKPVEAEHMKTALNAEQYYEGFSLLMELCDQLDLTEPTLSAVTQYQDSKRCPCGRKSFRIHSITPDGKIPISPCVYLHDYKVGNLLEDDLLDLIKSPQFQTFRRRNAHPEAILGCEECEIVNLCGGGCASRAYLYNLHNNGERSLFSRDPFCPKDNPINVPFPYNPQMEKVHLVHRDYLCTWIGRPKN